Genomic segment of Coffea arabica cultivar ET-39 chromosome 1e, Coffea Arabica ET-39 HiFi, whole genome shotgun sequence:
TTCCCAATCAGCATCTTATCTTGTATTAGAACTTGTCAAAGCTGGTGCGACTAAGTGAATTTGTCTTTGATGGATTTATAAGTTGGTGTTCACGTGTCAAGTCTGGTGCAACTATGTGAGTTAGTCCTTGATGGATTTATAAGTTGGTGTTCACATCTCATCTATATGCTTCCTGTTACCAGTTGTCTGGTGATATACATGAGGAAGTGGACAATCATAACCGCATGCTGGACAGAATGGTGCGTGGACAGCAATGATGTAGCCTAATACCTGAATAATCTAGTCATTGAAATTGATTTGACGCTGCATTGATTTGTTTTACTGTTTCAGGGTAACGATATGGATGCTTCAAGGGGAATCTTAGCAGGAACAGTGGACAAATTTAAAATGGTATTTTGCTGAAAGAATAACCTCTACAAGATTGccttaaaatttcatttgtgtTGATGCATGCTGTTTAGATTATGATTTGGTTTCcctgtttttatttgtttaggtATTTGAGACCAAATCAAGCAGGAGAATGTTTACACTAGTGGCATCATTTGTGGTCATTTTCCTGGTTGTATACTACCTCACTAAGTAATTGGGGTTGAGAGCCGGTGCATTTTCTAGTACCATGCATAGAACTTCCTGGCATCTTTCCTGATGATATGTACTTGTATACAAGAATAGCAGTGCTTTTTTCACTTTGTTAATGTAATGAACACCATCACCAGTTGTAAGATGTTGCCATATGCATGCCTATGTAAAAAATGTTTTGGTGCACTGAGCTTTGAACGTGTGCAATGACTATTACTATCCTGCGCTACACCTTTGATGGAATATGCACGCATTTTTCATGTTACGGATGCAGTTGACTTGATTTCTGGAATTGCCGTCTCTCAGGCCGTGAATAGCCATATTCATAGAGCTATATCTGAATTCGTGGCTTCACTTCAATAGGATATTCTTCTAGCTGGCTTCCATTTTATGCTTGCGTTTATCTTTTTGGCCTAGGTCCGGGGAGCTGatggttattattattattattattatatttgggAGTGGGAGAAATGTCAAGAGCAGGTTTTGCTTGTGTCACGGGGGCTTGTTTGTCTGGAGCACGCATTTTCtgtttttaataaataataaataataaaaaaaaaggcagtGAACgtttttatgatgatttttacTCGTTGTTTGGCTTGCCTTTTGGACAAGTGTCAGAAGAAGCGAATTACAAGTGTGCACCATAATCATGCTGCCTTTGGTCCTTAGCTGAGCTTCTGCAACTTTTACTACCTCACCTCCCAATAATGTTTGTTGTTTGATACTCCCACGTTCTGTTTTTAATCTCCGCTGGAGTGGAGTTCCGATTCAATAATATATTATCACATAAAAGTGGCCTGCTTGGTGCCCAAGTAACAAAATCTAATTTTACGAAATTATTCTAGTGTATTTTAGTATTAGTGACAATCTGAGTTTGCCCAAGTAATTGTACACGTTAGCACTTAGTAACGATAATGGGTTTGCCCGGAGAAGAAAATGCTGGTCAAATAGATGATATGACGGGAGGTTGTAATCGGGCGGAGGACACCAACAAACATGTTATGGCAGGCGGCAATCGACGCAAAAAAGGTAATGACATGCACCAGCCGGGAATCGAACCCGGGTCTGTACCGTGGCAGGGTACTATTCTACCACTAGACCACTGGTGCTGGGCGCATGCTTGTTCTTTAATAGACCATTACCAGTTCAACTCCTAACATTTGCCCAATTCCTGCCATGATATGGTGCTGTAGGTCTGTAAAAGCTAAatattattaatttagacaagcATCTTCCGTAGCCACAATATTCGAGGGCATGGATATATGATGAATTACAGTAATTACTGGCAACTTAATAAAATTGCTAAAAGTGGAGGCAAACATCGCGTAGCTTTTAGATGAAATATTATTGTTAAAAAGAAACTTGTACTGCCGCAAGGGAGGAAATTTTTCACCACCTCAGATGTTGAATTGAAAGTTGAAACCAaccccatttctaaaaatatgACGAAAGTACAGTCCTTTAAGCTGTATTCTGAAATCAAAGTATTTGCAAAaggtaaaacaaaaacaaccttCTTTGCAAGGCGactgtaaaaagaaaaagaaaaaaaaaattccaaattagCTTAGCTACCAGTCGACCGGACCGACATGCATCAGCATGAACAAATTAACAACTACTGCTACTCTTCAAGCACGGAAGATATTCTAATATGGTCTCAGTCATAACGGCAGCTCAATTGCTCAATcattaacaaaaataagtacTGACGTAATACTACAGTCCCCTGCCGCCCCCGGGGCTTGGCCTGGTGGCATGGGATTGCTGAGGAAGGGAATTGGTCCCTGGTTCGAGTCTCGCTGCCAGCAAGTTGCGGGGCGGGGGATTTAGTCTGCGAGGTTCATTTAGGGATGTAATCGAACTACTCGCGAGCAGCTCGATCAAAAGCTTGactcttttaattttaattatttaataaattattattataaaattacccTTATACCCAAAAGAATTGTCGAATTTACAAAATATTTCAagtcatataaaaattttaaaaggacAATAATGTCTTTTTGCTCAGaaattatcaagaaaatgaattttaataACTCGAGTTCGACCGAGCTCGATAAGGCTCGCATGGACTCGAGCCCatgcgagtcgagctcgagtattgcGAGCAAGCTTCGAGCTCCAATAATACTACtcgttcgagctcgagctcgagcaaAAGCACCATATCTAtatgtcgagtcgagctcgagtatgacATTTCTTGCGggacacccaaaaaaaaaaaaaaactacagtCCCCTGCCGGTTCCTGCACATCGTTCCACTTTACCTGTGGCCTAATCAATCTTCTGGACTGGAGCATAAACAATATTTAGCCGTAGCAATTTGCAGGCCAATCAACAAACCaacagaatatatatatatgtgtgtgtatgacCGAATGCTGGACTTTGAAGCTCTTTAATTAGCCCCAAGCATTAATCAGACCAAGTCGGTACTCAGTAATCAGTTAATCATCAGACACCTGGCTCAACCccttaattaattaagtagcTGGTTATTAAACTGTGGTtgccctttctttctttttctctttttcttttttggggttTTGCTGTTCTTTGTTGTAGCCCGCAACTTATATCATGATTAAACTCTTTTAGTAGTTAGTGGCCACGGGGTTTGAAGGCTGCAAACCTCTCAAACTTTTCCGAGCAGACAGGCGGCTGAGAAGCTgtgcatacatatatatatatatatgcatgggAATTAAGTGCATTAGGATTCTGCAAACCTGCACTCTATATAACTACACATGTAGTGGTGATATAGCAAATGACAAATACAAGACACCGTTCGTTTGGGAAATACAAGCACTGAATTTAGAATATATTCATCCTCTTCCTTCCTATTGAGTCCAGAAATCATATTGCGGTGTTGATTGCTTCTCCAGTATATCTAGCACTTGCTATTGGTAGTGGCTCATACCACCTTCACCAAGAAAGCTTGATATAAGGCTATGACTAGCGTTCATAAAATCAACACAAACTGGATCCAACCGATTCTGTCTTAGACTCGATTACGAAACAATCTAATATACTGTAGGGGGGTTGGAAGAGGTAATTTAAAAGAGAGGGGAAAAGCTAGGGTGCAAAttgttcctctcttttttttttttttttgaggtaatGAAAACCTCAAGAATAATGGCCTATTACGCTACCCAGTGATATTCAGAATTTTCACTGTAAGCTGTGGTTGGACACAAAGTTGCTGTGGGCATGCATAAGGGTGTTTAGGAGTAATTAATTAATCAGCTGTGTCCTATATTCTTTATAAAAGGCAGATTGTACACCGATTAGTTAACCAGTATACATGCATGaaagaggaaaggaaaaaatgctGTAAAGTCCATATTAGCATGAAGGCTCAAACTTTTATGATGGTAAACTTCAATTTACGGACATCAGAATCCGAATTTGATGCATGCATGAAAACTTTTTATGATGGTAAACTTCTTCTGGACCAAGTTCATATATTATACTTATTTGTTCTTTATGCTGATAATGTTATATCCATATCTCCTATATCAACCAAAATATCATCGTAGTTCTGTTGTATCCTTACCCCGGGTGCCAAAATGAAGAAATTATAAACTATTAACTGAAAGATTAGCCAAGCTAGCTACCTCATCTACAGAGTCTCCCGTCTTTTTTTAGACTTATAATTAAGAACAGCATTTCCCTAACGAGAAAACTGCAAGAACAACCGGACAACGAAAATTGCTACTACTGAATACAGCTATATAGCCACATCAAATTATTTGCTGTTTTTATTTACAGTGTTTCATGTTTCTAGTTGGTGAACCTTCTGCTATTCTTATTTACGAAAAGCTTGCCATACGTACATCGGATTTTGCTGCATTAGAATGCAGTTTTGGTTTTACAAGGAGTGCTACATTTACGGCAATGTTCTTGATTTGCCTAATGTTTTTTAACCAAATTAGCTTGCACAGGCTTAACCAGAAACCTTTTCTTTGGCTGCTACAAAAGAAAGACAAATGCTAAACTTACAAGatttcaattaaatcatgttaTGAAGCCGCGGAAAATTTGGTTAAAATTGATGTTATGCCAAATCTAATGAATTTCATTGAACCAAGAGAGAAGTCTATCAACACGAAGAAGCCTATAAAATTTTATTGGTACATACACAGATTTTGCACTCAATAGAAAAACATAGAGAAATGAAGGAAACACATGATAGGAGAACAGTATTACTGTACCCTAAATCAGATTAGGGTTAATATTGGAGAGGGAAAAGCCACTTTAAAAATCTCTTACCGGAAGGTGATGCATCCATCAGCTGCCGGTCATCTTCGTTCCCCAATTGTGTAGTGCTTCCACCATCTATAGGCCTTCTCAATGGAACTTCAGATTATAACGTACGTAAATTTGGAGTAAGAAAAACCACCCCACTCTTCAATAGGAAAATGGTGCTTTTGCCTTTTTGCATAACAAGGCTTTTTCAGCTTCCAGAAAACTCGCAGCTGCAGCTGTACAACATCTCCAAAGTCCAATTGTCCAAACATACATAAACTACATACGATAGATATAGACTAAGTCTCCCTAGCTAGCTAGCTAGGGACCAAGTCGAAGCTCCAAATCTAGTTCATCTTCTTGTCCTCCAATTCTTCTGGCCTTTTCAAAGTCTTCAACATGTGCAGAAGAGCTACATGGCAAGCCGAAGCTCATGCTCCAATGATCAACCCCGAATGGATTGAAACGTTGTGCGCTGTAATGATGGTTCGCGAAATTGGGCTGCGCAGCCAATCCAGAGGCAGGAAAACATGATCTACTATAATTGAATTGTGTGGTCTCGTGAGGTGCAATATAGTAAGGTTGGTGGCTTGGATTCATTTGCTGGTACGATAATCTTGGAACCGTGTAATCCTCTTCATGCTTACTTGAATTGGTCGAAGTTGCAGGCTTATTCCTAGCCCTATCTTTCCTGTGGATATTCATATGTCCACCTAAAGCCTGAGCCGTATTGAACCCTCTTTTGCAAAATACACACTCATATGATCGGCCCATACCTAAGCTGTTATCTTCCTCCGGCGGCGCCAAGTCAACTTCTTGAATATTATTGGAGCCCATAGACGTGTATATGCAAATGAAGCTGATGATATATAGTACTACTTAGCAAGGGACAATGTCTAGCTATGTAAAAATTGAGGTCGCAGGAGAGAGGGGACAAGGGCCTTATATAGAGGATGAAGGCACCATGGAGGAGGGTTTGAGACAAGTGACTAATTGAGGGCATcagtgattttcattttagcGGCTGCATACGGACTAAGGGGACCcgaggaggggggggggggggaggggaggaAGGAAATAACTCGTTCAAGGCTTTAGAAGCTTGCGGGTGGACTCCTTCTGCTACAGGCTACAGGCTACAGGCCGGCGCTGCTGCTGAGTGGATCTATGTACCTTTCTGCAAGTATTTAATGTCGTACTTCTAATTAATCATTTTATTCTATATCAGTTCAAAAGGTTTGGGTTTCTTATCCTAGCTACTAGAAAAATTCAACCGCAGGGGCATATTATTACCTAATTTGTCTATCTTTCTCGTTTTCAGTTACATATTCAAACTGTTATGCAAATATTCGGTATATAGAAGTAGACTTGCAATCGCACGCTTAATTGCTCGAGTTCTTGTCCCTTATCAATCCTTTTCTTtgttctctttcattttttttttcaggagaAACTTATTTCTTTGTCTATAATTTTTTGCCCTGGGTTTTGTgtaaagaaaatatgaaaatatttCTCATTCGGCACTCGACTAATGGCTCAGCTGACCGCTAATTACGGAGGGTCACGTCATTAATTGTTAGAGGGTTTTCTccctctcaatttttttttccttcaaatgTTGAAATAGAGCCAGGCTCCAAGTGAATCGTCCAAGCAGAAAAAACGTAGTGAGGTTTTTGGTCTTTAACGGTATCATTATGACTCccttaaattttatatattagGAGAAGTGTCAATTGTTGATGACTCAACCGGGAAGGATTAGCCATGCAAGTCCAGCTATACATTGATGTACCTATTTAGCTTTTACAACTTGGGGTATTCATTCACAGTGATTACTAGTACATCATATTCTACATATCTCAGACGAAAGTATTGTGGATGCGAGGATCTGATATtactttttttggtttttttctaACCTTTGCTATTTTCCTGTAGTATGTCGATTTTCAGaagcagaaaagaaaaaggagcaaTAAGCAAATAGGCTACTAACCCCAAAATCCAAGCTGTTAGGCTTGTGCGCTGTACACCCAGCTGAATGCTGATCATCAAAAGACTAGGACCCAAGGATGAGAAGGAGAAAAACTAGGTAATGCTGTCATGATAATGATAGCAAGTGGTGAAAAACGAAGACCAAAATTAAGAAAGAATTTATAGAGTTAGATGTATATAACTCCTAATTCGCTCGCATAATCATGTCCTTTTTTTTGCCAGGGTGCGaggggttggggggggggggggtgtaaAGCCATGTCCATCATTGTTTATTTCTTTAGAAAGAGTTAGGTAGCTTCCTGCATGATGATAACATTAGAATGAGCAGAAAAATATGGCAATTTTGTTGGTTGCATTTGTCCAGTTCCAAGCTCAGAAGTGCCTCATACATCAGAGCTAATTGCACGTACACCGCCTTTTGTGTCATCACAGACACCATCAAATATAATACTCTTATCAAACTTATGTGTCAAGAAAAATTTAATCTAGATCTGATGAAGATTGTAATTTTGCTTTCTTGAGTACTGACGGCTTAGAAGAgaggaaaaattggaaaaccaCAATTATGACATGTGATGAACGGAGCTATGATCTCAGACGCATCAAAATCAATCCTTGAGTCTAATCATCTGGAATTAAATTATATGAAGGATCTTACACCAAAGAGATGTGCTATCTTTAGTGCTAGTTAAGTAAATTTGTTTAGCTAACTGTTGCTGGGAAAAAACGTATTTTCACCTTCTCTTGTCCCTTACTTGTGGACTATATCCGCAAAAGGTGAATTTATAATCTTTTCTTCTCccgtttttatttttattttttaccaatATATATTGCAAGTGATTATtcctttatgttattttggtttaagttcTTGCACTAAAGATTTAGGGTATCTGGAATAGATGCTGAAGACAGGATCTTCAACACCTTTAACAGGAGATGAACTTTTCGCatgtttcctttttccttcagTTGGAAGAAGTGAGAAGATCTTCATGATCTCTTTCTCTAGAGCAATTTCTTGCAGGCCAGGATTATGTTTTAGGATTAGGTGGTTTAGTAACGTCTTATTTTAGCAGGTGCCCTCTAGTTTACGACAATATATCGAGGTGGAAAGGGGCAGCCAAGGCATCAGAGGAAATCTCAATAGACTGGATAGTAACATCTAGCAAGAACAAATAACTTTTCGTGgtctggatttttttttcctttttgtgcaATTTGAGGAATGAATCTACGCGTGGATCTTGCAAAGTGTAAAAGATATGTGTTGTTCCCTATCGAAGGAAATCAGGAACAAAACAAGGATATGTGTTGTATGAACTTTTTAGA
This window contains:
- the LOC113715292 gene encoding bet1-like SNARE 1-1 isoform X1, with the translated sequence MNSRRERNARAALFDGIEEGGIRASSSYSSHEIDEQENEKEIDGLQDRVNLLKRLSGDIHEEVDNHNRMLDRMGNDMDASRGILAGTVDKFKMVFETKSSRRMFTLVASFVVIFLVVYYLTK
- the LOC113696209 gene encoding uncharacterized protein — protein: MGSNNIQEVDLAPPEEDNSLGMGRSYECVFCKRGFNTAQALGGHMNIHRKDRARNKPATSTNSSKHEEDYTVPRLSYQQMNPSHQPYYIAPHETTQFNYSRSCFPASGLAAQPNFANHHYSAQRFNPFGVDHWSMSFGLPCSSSAHVEDFEKARRIGGQEDELDLELRLGP